CGCAAGTTTGAAGGCGTCCAGCAACGCTTGCGGCTTTACTTTCGAGCCATAAAGTCTGGCGAAGAAATCCAGCGTCCAGCCCAGCTTTTGTTCGGCCCAAGGCGAGATGCCATCGGGGATGTAAAACAACGCGTCTTTGCGTTGTGCGGCAGGCAGCGGGCGATCTTCCCATTGCACCACGCCCGCATCGGCTGGCAGCAAGCCCGCCAGGCATTCAAAGAGCGTTGTCTTGCCCGCGCCATTCGGGCCGATCAAGCCCAATACTTCACCCTGCCGCACACTGAAACTCACGTTTTGTAAGACGGCGCGCGGGCCGTAATGTTTGGTGACGCCGTTGACGTTGAGCAGGTTCATCTTATGGACACGCACAGGATGCGGTACGGGGAGTGGTAGCGACCTGGTACCTCGGCGTCGCACACATTCCGTTACACCAGGTCGCTACCACTCCCCGTACCGCGTTGTTCACTCAAAAGATAAACCGCACTTGCAGTTGGAACATCCGCGGCGGATCAACATTGGCAAAGGCCGGCAGCGCATTCGTTGCCGTGCCCACCGCCACCAATTGACCAAACGTGGTGTTTGGCGTGGCGGCGTCGCCGTAAATCGTCTGCCCGCGTCCGAGGTAGTTGCCGTGATTGAAAAGGTTGAACCCCTCCAAGCGCAGCAAGAGGCTCGCACGTTCTTTCAGCTTGATGCGATTCTCAACGAAGAGCGCCACGTCCTGTGTGGCCGTGCCGCGAAAGGCCGACTTGGCAACCACCTTGCCGTCAATCACGGGCCGGTCGTTGTTCGCGCCGTCGCCGTTGTTGTCCACGCCGGTGGTGGCGTTGAAGGGGCGCGCCGAGGCGAATTGCGAGAGCGTGCCGGCGGTGAAGTTATACGGCAGCCGATAGCTGAACGTGATGACCGCGCGATGCCGCTGATTGACTACACTCAGGCCGCGTTCGACTTCGCCCAGCCGCGCGAGGTTGGGTTCGTTCGGCGCGATGCCGTTGCCATCCGGTTCGGTCGTGTTGGTCGCCTTGGACAGCGTGTAGCTGACGGCGGCATAAATCTTCGCGTGGCCGCGATAGCTGACTTGCGTTTGCAAGCCGTCGTAATCGGCGACGCCGAAATTGGTCAACACATTCACTTGCCGCACGCCGCCGTTGACCGGCAGGATGGGGCGCGTGGCGTTGGCTGCTGCGACGGTGCGCGTCTGGCCGGGCGCGGTGCGGTCAAAGGGCGCGGGCGCATTCAAATCAAACGAGCGATCAATGTTGCTTAAGTGCTGATGCACGTAATCGCCGCCGACAAACAAGCCGTGCACGATTTCGCGTTCCGCGCCGATGGAGACGACTTGGCTGCGCGGGTTCACCAATTCATCGGGATAGTTCGACAGCTTGGTGAAGTCCAGCCCGTACTTCGTAAACTGCGTTTGGTAAAAGCTGCGCAGCCCCGCCCGAATGGTGATGTCGCGCGCGGGCAATTGCGCGGCGGGCAGCGTCTTCGGATCGAGCGGCACCGGCAGGCAAGAGCCGGACAAACACGTCGGAAAGCCCGTCTGGCCGGGCGTGGCGGTGTAAGTCGTCAAGCCGTCCAATCCGTTCACTAAATATCCGGCGACCGCATTGGCGCGAATCTGCGTGTAATACATGCCATAGCCGCCGCGAATCGAAGTGCGCGCATTGCCCCAGGGATGCCAGCCGAAGCCGAGGCGCGGCGCGAAGTTGTTCGTCGCGTCGGTCAAGGTCTGCCGGTCGTAGCGCAAGCCCAGATCAACTGTCAGATCGCGGCGCAAGTGGATGCTGTCCTGCGCGAAACCAGTCACCAGCCATTGCGACAGATCGTAGCTGCTGATGCCGAAGTTGATCGGCTGCTGATAATTCTGTACGTCGGCCAGCGTCAGTTGATCGAAGGGCGCGGTCGTTGTGTTGCGGAACGTGAACGTGCCGAGCACCGCCGTGCCGGGTTCGCTGCCCGTGCCGCCGGAAGTGTGATGGACAATGCTGCCGCCCAAACGCAGATAGTGCTTGCCAATCGTCCAAGATAAGGTGTCAGAGAATTGTGACTGGTAACTGTAAATGTTGGATGAGCGCGACTGGCCAATGGTGAACGGCACATTCCCCGCGCGAGTGTAGGTGGTCGAGAGCGTCTTGGCTTCCCAAAGCGTCACTGGGTCGCCGTGCAGGTAGGCGAAGCGCGCTTCGTTGAGCAAATCGGCATTGATGACTGTCGTGTGATTGAGTTGCGTCGTCCACGAACGGCGCGAATAACGGCGCGCGACGCTGGGCGCATTGGTGCCGCCCACGGCGTCCTGCGGGTTGTCATCGTAAAAACGATCCACGTTGAAGCGCGCCGTCAACGTTTGATTCGCGGTGAGCTTGTGATCCACGCGCCCGTTGAAGAGGAACTGGCGGTAGTGGCCGGTGTAATCAAGCTGCCCATTCGACGGCAACAGGAAAGCAGGCAGCGCGGTCGAGAGAAAGGTCGTGCGGTCTTGCGCCGTGTAATCGGTCGTGGCGAAAAAGAAGGTCTTATCTTTGACGATTGGCCCGCCGAATGTGGCGGAACCTTGCTTCAGCGCATCGGGAATATCCACCGGGTTGATTGCCGTGAGCGTGGTGGGCGTGACGCAACTCGGCACAGACGGCGGACAAAAGTTCTTGGTCGAAAAGGTCTCGGCCTGCCAGCCGCCGGGACGGAACAGGTACAGCCCTTCGCCGTGAAAGCCGTTCGTGCCCGACTTCGTGACGATGTTCAGGGCCGGGCCGGAAGTCCAACCGAACTCGGAAGAGAAGGCGTTCGAGAGCACGTTGATTTCCTGAATCGCGCCCAGTGGCACGGTGGCAATCGCCGTCTGGCGGCCCCAGCCTTCGTCATTGTTCGCGCCGTCGAGCGTGAAGGTGGTGGCGCGGCGCGAACCTACACCGGTGATGAAATAGGTCGCGTTGACGAAGAGATCGCCCGTGCCCTTGCCTTGCCGGAAGGCTGAATTCAGCAGCGGCAGCGTGGTCGCCTTACGGCCTAGAATCGGCGTCTCATCAATGGTTGGGTTGTCGAGGCGGCGACCAATCTGCGCGTCAGCGCGCACGCCATCGGTGGTGCCGAAGATGGCGACTTCCGCCGTTGTGGAGCCGACTTGGAGCTTCACCCTCAGGGTCGCGGTTTCACCCGAACGTAGCGTGATGTCCTTGAGTTCCTGGTTGCTGAAGCCCTGCTTGGACACGCTGACCGTATAGGTTCCTGTCAGCGCGAGCGCGGGCAGCGTGGCGTTGCCCGCGCTGTCCGAGACGGCTTCGCGCACCGCGCCGGTCGCGGCGTTCGTCACGGCAACTTTGGCGTCTTTGATGACAGCGCCGGTTTGATCGCTCACGCTGACGATCAGTGCTGACGTATTGGGCGATTGCGCGGCGGCTGGCGCGGCCATCAAGGCCAAGAGCGCCAGCAACGGCAGCAAGCTCAGGCGATGCTTGGTGGTCATATAAATTCCCTCGTTGTTTTTGAGAATCGCTTCTCTCAATCGTTCTACTCGGATTTGATCGTTTGTTTGCGGATTGGTGCGTCAATCGTGCAGATGGCCTGATCTTACGAGGCAGGATGAATTACTACCAGTGATCGTAGCTGAACCCTGTGGCTGTGCATGATGGCGGGACAGTACCGCGCGCGTAAGCAAGCGGCGGCATCAAGCTTGCCCTCTTGGCTGAGCTGCCAACGGAACGCTTGCTCACACGTGCGGTACTGTCCCGCTGCGCGCTTTTACCGTAGACCTGAGTGAAAACCGAGCTAAACAGCACGCGATGTGGCCGGGCTGGAATTCGCCGAACGCAGCAGCAGATAGCAAATGATTGCCAGCAGCGCCACGAACGCAACAAAGACAATGATTTTTAGAATCCCCAGCACCGTGGTGAGAATCAACAGTCCGCGCCGCGCGCTCTCAAACACCAGCAACAGCGTCGTCGCCAGTGAAACCAGGGAAGCGACCAATTTGAATAGAAAACCCATTGCTGCGTTACTCCTCGTTACTCGCCAAGGCCAAGCCCGCCGCCTGTAGCTCGATGTCGCCACTGGCCGAGCGCAAACTGACCAGCGGCGCCGCGCCAGCGGTTGGTGGATTGGCATTGACCGATTTTTGATTGCGTTCGAGCGCCAGCCATTCAAAACCCCGCGCCCGCAAACGGCCCGAGGTTGTGCTGGCGTCGAGCCGAAACAGAATGTCGCGCGGCAAGCTCAGGCGCGTTTGACCGTTTTCATTGCTGGCCGTAAGGTCGCCCGCCAGTTCGTCATTGTGTGTAAGAGTGATTTTGCCGTTGCGCGATTTGACGCTGAGCGAACCGGCAAAATTTTGTACGGCAATGTCGCGCGTCGCTTCGATCTGAATCGCGCCTTTCAAATCCACCGCCGTCACCGCGCCGTTTTCCGCCGTGACGTGCACCGCGCCATTGCAGCGGGTTAATTTGATTGACTCATTCGTAGTGGCGATTTGAACGTCACCATTTACGCCCTCAGCCTCAACGCGCGAGTGGTTCGCCTTGACGAGTAAGTTGCCAGTGAGATTGCTCACGCTGGCGCGCGTGTTGCTCAATTCATCAAGCGTAACCAGGTTCTCTGCGGCAGGGAAGCCGACGGGCGCTTGGACTTCGCGCAACTCAAGCCTGCTGTTCGCAATGCTGGCGCGCACCGCACCCGTTAGTTGTTTGATTTGATAAGCGCCGCCCTCTGCCCGTAAGACCAGCTTGCCTTTGATCTCGCTCAGGCTCGCCCCCGCGCGCAAATTGTTGAGGGTCAAATCACCTTCGTGTTGCGCGACTTCGACGCGGCCGCGCGGGTCTTCGACGGTCAGCGCGCCCCGATTGCGCGCGCTGCTGACACTTCCGCAATTGCGCAGCAATTGTTCGCCACGCAAGTCCGCCAGCTTGACCGCGCCAGAGGCTTCGTTGATCTCGATGTTCGCCGTCTGCTGCGTTGGCAATTCGATCAGGAGGGAGGTGGAATACGTTTCTTTCACACGCTCGGCGTTGAGCACGAATTGCACTGTGCTCGCGTTGGCGGCGATTTGCAGGTGAATTTGCCGGGCGATGTCGCGCGCCTTT
This sequence is a window from Acidobacteriota bacterium. Protein-coding genes within it:
- a CDS encoding ABC transporter ATP-binding protein; this translates as MNLLNVNGVTKHYGPRAVLQNVSFSVRQGEVLGLIGPNGAGKTTLFECLAGLLPADAGVVQWEDRPLPAAQRKDALFYIPDGISPWAEQKLGWTLDFFARLYGSKVKPQALLDAFKLASLKQARLGTLSKGERKRALLALGLLTPQPLLMLDEPFDGLDLRQTREVMTLLRSHVERGRTLLLSVHQLIDAARVCDRLVLLSEGRCAGIGTLDELRAQAKLAEGNLEDIFLALT
- a CDS encoding TonB-dependent receptor, with amino-acid sequence MTTKHRLSLLPLLALLALMAAPAAAQSPNTSALIVSVSDQTGAVIKDAKVAVTNAATGAVREAVSDSAGNATLPALALTGTYTVSVSKQGFSNQELKDITLRSGETATLRVKLQVGSTTAEVAIFGTTDGVRADAQIGRRLDNPTIDETPILGRKATTLPLLNSAFRQGKGTGDLFVNATYFITGVGSRRATTFTLDGANNDEGWGRQTAIATVPLGAIQEINVLSNAFSSEFGWTSGPALNIVTKSGTNGFHGEGLYLFRPGGWQAETFSTKNFCPPSVPSCVTPTTLTAINPVDIPDALKQGSATFGGPIVKDKTFFFATTDYTAQDRTTFLSTALPAFLLPSNGQLDYTGHYRQFLFNGRVDHKLTANQTLTARFNVDRFYDDNPQDAVGGTNAPSVARRYSRRSWTTQLNHTTVINADLLNEARFAYLHGDPVTLWEAKTLSTTYTRAGNVPFTIGQSRSSNIYSYQSQFSDTLSWTIGKHYLRLGGSIVHHTSGGTGSEPGTAVLGTFTFRNTTTAPFDQLTLADVQNYQQPINFGISSYDLSQWLVTGFAQDSIHLRRDLTVDLGLRYDRQTLTDATNNFAPRLGFGWHPWGNARTSIRGGYGMYYTQIRANAVAGYLVNGLDGLTTYTATPGQTGFPTCLSGSCLPVPLDPKTLPAAQLPARDITIRAGLRSFYQTQFTKYGLDFTKLSNYPDELVNPRSQVVSIGAEREIVHGLFVGGDYVHQHLSNIDRSFDLNAPAPFDRTAPGQTRTVAAANATRPILPVNGGVRQVNVLTNFGVADYDGLQTQVSYRGHAKIYAAVSYTLSKATNTTEPDGNGIAPNEPNLARLGEVERGLSVVNQRHRAVITFSYRLPYNFTAGTLSQFASARPFNATTGVDNNGDGANNDRPVIDGKVVAKSAFRGTATQDVALFVENRIKLKERASLLLRLEGFNLFNHGNYLGRGQTIYGDAATPNTTFGQLVAVGTATNALPAFANVDPPRMFQLQVRFIF
- a CDS encoding DUF4097 family beta strand repeat protein, which produces MNVSKTIWSMPSAGPNAVSINGAETSRGRRGEVIMLKRVATFLLGVALIGLGVFFFRASEQAYAVQMLKTFWPLFLVLAGLVRLAGYAIDRHPRSPVGSLLLTTLGGSLLAINLRGETSLTAIIGRYWFWFLLAFVMGRVLRQYTATAPLSKQARALSPGAIFVMLLIAGTGLSANYVSRNNQLLARVNERISAIGGVGEYVLGNPIRVDDEAPQPFKLPANARLLFNTFNGDIEIRGAATAQATAKLIKHIRASSEEKARDIARQIHLQIAANASTVQFVLNAERVKETYSTSLLIELPTQQTANIEINEASGAVKLADLRGEQLLRNCGSVSSARNRGALTVEDPRGRVEVAQHEGDLTLNNLRAGASLSEIKGKLVLRAEGGAYQIKQLTGAVRASIANSRLELREVQAPVGFPAAENLVTLDELSNTRASVSNLTGNLLVKANHSRVEAEGVNGDVQIATTNESIKLTRCNGAVHVTAENGAVTAVDLKGAIQIEATRDIAVQNFAGSLSVKSRNGKITLTHNDELAGDLTASNENGQTRLSLPRDILFRLDASTTSGRLRARGFEWLALERNQKSVNANPPTAGAAPLVSLRSASGDIELQAAGLALASNEE